In Kiritimatiellia bacterium, the sequence CTGCGCAGCTATCGGGAGCGCCAGCAGCAGCTCCGCCGCCTCATCGAGGTCGAGATTCCGAAGAACAGCCGCGAGATCGCGCTCGCCCGCAGCTACGGCGACCTGCGCGAAAACTTCGAATACAAGGCCGCGAAGGACATGCAGGCGCTACTGATGCGCCGGCAGGCGGAACTCGACGCCGCACTGCGGCAGGTGCAGCCAACCGATTTCTCCAACACGCCCACCGATCGCGTCGCGCCGGGCACCACCGTCGAGATCGAGCATGTGGACGGGCGTCGCGAGCGCTACCACGTGCTGGGATTGTGGGACGGCGATGAATCGCGTCGCGTGCTCTCGTCCGAGTCCCGCCTCGCGAAGGCGCTGCTGGGGCGGGCGGTGGGTGATCGTGTCGCGGTGCCGACCGAGACCGGCGAAGCGCCGGTCACCATCGTCGGAATCTTCCCGCTGCCGGACGACCTGCGCGCGTGGGTGCGGGGCGAGGAATGATCCCGCCCGATCTTCTGGAGCTGGCCGCGCAGTTTCTCCGCTACGCGGTCTGCGGCTTTATCGCCACCGCGACCGATGCCGCTGTTTTCTACCTGCTGGCGCTGCGGGTATGGCCGGCGCTGCGCGCCGATGATCCCGTGGTGCGCCGCTGGCGGCTGCAGGTGCGGCCGGTGGAGGAGCGCCAGCGCGCGGCGCGCTTTCTTCTGAACAACGCGGTCGCGTTCATCGCCTCCAACCTCGTCGGCTACGCGCTGAACACCGCGTTCGTGTTCACCAGGGGCCGGCACCCACGCGCGCTGGAAATCGCGCTCTTCTTCGCCGTTTCCGCCGCCTCAATGGCCGCCGGTTCGTTCACTGGCTGGGCGCTGATCCGCGGTGCGGGCTGGGGCACCACACCGGCCTACGCGGCGAAAATCGCGGCGTCGCTGCTGATGAACTTTGCGGGTCGCAAATGGATCGTGTTTCTCCGCTGACGGTCGCCGCCGCCGCGCTCATCGCCGGCTGTGTCGCGACGCCGCCCCAGTGGCCCGCCCGCCGCGAAGCGGCCACCGACGCCGCCCCTCCCGTGTTCCGCCCCCCCCCCGCCGCGCCCTGGACCGGCTGGGATGACGCCCGCCCACCCCAGATCCGTTTCGACCGCCTCCGCGGCTGGTCCGCCGAACCCGCCGCCATCGTCCGCTTCGACCGCGTGAGCGACGCGTTCACCGGTCATCATCCTGCCGCGCGACTGACCGCGAACACCTCGGTGGGAGCGCTGCGCGTCGTTCTGCGGCCCGAGCAGCCGGTTGGGCTCGAGGCACCGGCCGATACAGTCGAAGCGGTGGTGGCCGCCCGGGGTACCCGGCCCACCGCACGCATTGCGCTGCGTCTCCGCGACGCCGCCGGCACCCTT encodes:
- a CDS encoding GtrA family protein, coding for MIPPDLLELAAQFLRYAVCGFIATATDAAVFYLLALRVWPALRADDPVVRRWRLQVRPVEERQRAARFLLNNAVAFIASNLVGYALNTAFVFTRGRHPRALEIALFFAVSAASMAAGSFTGWALIRGAGWGTTPAYAAKIAASLLMNFAGRKWIVFLR